The Lodderomyces beijingensis strain CBS 14171 genome assembly, chromosome: 4 genome has a window encoding:
- a CDS encoding 40S ribosomal protein eS4 translates to MGRGPKKHLKRLAAPSHWMLDKLSGAYAPRSSAGPHKLRESLPLIVFLRNRLKYALNGREVKAIMMQQHVQVDGKVRTDATFPAGFMDVITLEATNEQFRLIYDVKGRFTVHRISAEEAAYKLGKVKKVQLGKKGIPYIVTHDGRTIRYPDPLIKVNDSVKIDLATGKVTDFLKFDHGRLVMVTGGRNMGRIGVITHREKHEGGFDLVHIKDALENTFVTRLGNVFVIGEEAGKPWVSLPKGKGIKLSITEERDRRRAQQGL, encoded by the coding sequence ATGGGAAGAGGACCAAAGAagcatttgaaaagattaGCAGCACCATCCCACTGGATGTTGGACAAATTGTCCGGTGCCTATGCTCCAAGATCATCGGCTGGTCCACACAAGTTGAGAGAATCATTGCCCTTGATTGTCTTTTTAAGAAACAGATTGAAGTATGCCTTGAACGGTAGAGAGGTCAAGGCCATCATGATGCAGCAGCACGTTCAAGTTGACGGTAAAGTCAGAACCGACGCTACTTTCCCCGCTGGATTCATGGATGTCATCACTTTGGAAGCTACCAATGAGCAATTTAGATTGATCTACGATGTCAAAGGTAGATTCACCGTGCACAGAATCTCGGCCGAGGAAGCTGCTTacaagttgggcaaagtGAAGAAAGTCCAGTTGGGCAAAAAGGGAATCCCATACATTGTCACCCACGACGGTAGAACCATCAGATACCCAGACCCATTGATCAAGGTCAACGACTCAGTCAAGATTGACTTGGCCACTGGCAAAGTCACCGACTTCCTCAAGTTTGACCACGGTAGATTGGTTATGGTTACCGGTGGTAGAAACATGGGTAGAATTGGTGTCATCACCCACAGAGAAAAGCACGAAGGTGgctttgatcttgttcacATCAAGGACGCGTTGGAAAACACTTTCGTCACTAGATTGGGTAACGTTTTCGTTATTGGTGAAGAAGCTGGTAAGCCATGGGTCTCTTTGCCAAAAGGTAAAGGTATTAAGTTGTCTATTACTGAGGAAAGAGACAGAAGAAGAGCCCAACAAGGTCTTTAA